Proteins encoded by one window of Nicotiana tabacum cultivar K326 chromosome 10, ASM71507v2, whole genome shotgun sequence:
- the LOC107766482 gene encoding protein RETICULATA-RELATED 3, chloroplastic, producing the protein MSAVAQLRYSLLPGHFQNQSRYFSGAASRFSDNTFAKNLNFNPLRTSHVGSKQWGSDFLQVSCAGGGDIGMGRGSGGGDSGNGDWSGGGESDDSKSLWDGFGPIGAFVNGWRSRVAADSQFPFKVLMEELVGVTACVIGDMASRPNFGLNELDFVFSTLVVGSILNFVLMYLLAPTAAVSSQALPLIFASCPTSHMFEPGAYGLMSRVGTLLYKGTLFAAVGFAAGLVGTAISNGLIMIRKKMDPNFETPNKPPPTLLNAGTWALHMGVSSNLRYQTLNGVEFLLAKALPPVVFKTSVVILRCLNNVAGGMSFVILAKVTGSQSVEEKAVTVEDGVAAEKERLLNQSDSASK; encoded by the coding sequence ATGTCGGCAGTGGCTCAACTTCGCTACTCTCTACTTCCCGGCCACTTTCAGAATCAAAGTCGTTACTTTTCTGGTGCCGCATCCAGATTTTCTGACAATACATTTGCGAAAAATCTTAACTTTAACCCTTTAAGAACCAGCCATGTAGGTTCTAAACAATGGGGCTCTGATTTCCTTCAGGTTTCTTGTGCTGGGGGTGGTGACATTGGGATGGGACGAGGTAGTGGGGGTGGGGATAGTGGTAATGGAGATTGGAGTGGTGGGGGTGAATCAGATGATTCTAAGTCTTTGTGGGATGGTTTTGGACCGATTGGTGCTTTTGTTAATGGCTGGAGATCAAGAGTTGCTGCCGATTCTCAGTTCCCTTTTAAGGTTCTTATGGAGGAATTGGTTGGTGTGACTGCTTGTGTCATTGGAGACATGGCATCTCGTCCTAACTTTGGACTTAATGAATTGGATTTTGTGTTTTCCACGCTTGTTGTTGGTTCCATTCTGAATTTTGTGTTGATGTATCTATTGGCACCGACAGCAGCTGTTTCTAGTCAAGCTCTGCCTTTGATTTTCGCTAGTTGTCCAACAAGCCACATGTTTGAGCCTGGTGCTTATGGTTTGATGAGTCGGGTTGGGACATTGCTTTATAAAGGAACTCTGTTTGCTGCTGTTGGGTTTGCTGCTGGACTTGTTGGAACTGCAATTTCTAATGGTTTAATCATGATAAGGAAGAAGATGGATCCTAATTTCGAAACACCAAATAAGCCTCCTCCAACACTTTTAAATGCTGGAACTTGGGCACTTCATATGGGTGTTAGCAGTAATTTAAGATACCAAACGCTTAATGGTGTTGAGTTCTTGCTAGCCAAAGCTCTCCCTCCTGTGGTGTTTAAGACATCGGTTGTGATTTTGAGATGCTTGAACAATGTTGCTGGTGGAATGTCGTTTGTCATTTTGGCAAAGGTGACGGGGTCTCAGAGTGTAGAGGAAAAGGCAGTTACTGTGGAAGATGGAGTAGCGGCAGAGAAAGAAAGGTTGCTGAATCAGAGCGATTCTGCTTCAAAGTGA